A DNA window from Enterobacter asburiae contains the following coding sequences:
- a CDS encoding pyrimidine (deoxy)nucleoside triphosphate diphosphatase, with protein sequence MLKTLDVVAAIIEKDGNILLAQRPAHADQPGMWEFAGGKVEAGETQPEALIRELREELGIDALPGQYVASHQREVSQRLINLHAWHVPAFRGELTAHYHSALAWCTPEEAFGYALAPADIPLLEAFIVLRDARPAGSC encoded by the coding sequence ATGCTGAAAACACTCGATGTCGTTGCCGCCATCATCGAAAAAGACGGCAACATTTTACTGGCGCAGCGCCCTGCCCACGCCGACCAGCCGGGAATGTGGGAATTTGCAGGCGGTAAAGTCGAGGCCGGAGAAACCCAGCCAGAAGCGCTTATCCGCGAGCTGCGTGAAGAGTTGGGCATTGACGCCCTGCCGGGGCAATACGTGGCAAGCCACCAGCGGGAAGTCTCGCAGCGGTTGATTAACCTGCATGCCTGGCACGTTCCTGCTTTTCGCGGCGAGCTCACGGCGCACTACCACAGCGCGCTCGCGTGGTGTACGCCGGAAGAGGCGTTTGGCTACGCCTTAGCCCCCGCGGATATTCCGCTGCTGGAAGCCTTTATTGTTTTACGCGACGCCAGACCAGCGGGTTCGTGCTGA
- a CDS encoding ATP-binding cassette domain-containing protein, with amino-acid sequence MLKVKDLTIEPLFREVNFCVPRGEIVTLMGSSGSGKSTLFAWMIGALSDDFQARGELWLDARRCDGLPVESRGLGILFQDALLFEPFSVGQNLLLALPERIVGRARREAVEQALDSAGLSGHYASDPATLSGGERARVSLLRALLAEPQALLLDEPFSRLDKTLRIAFREWVFDAVRARNIPVVLVTHDEDDIPPGGELIEISRWQ; translated from the coding sequence ATGCTGAAGGTAAAAGATCTCACCATCGAACCGCTTTTCCGCGAGGTCAATTTTTGCGTTCCTCGCGGGGAGATCGTTACCCTGATGGGGTCGTCCGGCAGCGGCAAATCGACCCTTTTTGCGTGGATGATCGGCGCACTGTCAGACGATTTCCAGGCGCGGGGCGAACTGTGGCTCGACGCGCGTCGCTGCGACGGCCTTCCCGTTGAATCACGCGGGCTGGGCATTCTCTTTCAGGACGCGCTGCTGTTTGAACCGTTCAGCGTCGGGCAAAATTTGCTGCTGGCCTTGCCTGAGCGGATCGTCGGGAGAGCGCGTCGGGAAGCGGTCGAGCAGGCGCTGGATTCCGCCGGGCTGAGCGGTCATTACGCCAGCGATCCGGCCACCCTTTCCGGCGGGGAGCGTGCCCGGGTCAGCCTGCTTCGCGCCCTGCTCGCAGAGCCGCAGGCGCTGCTGCTGGATGAACCGTTCAGCCGTCTCGATAAAACGCTGCGCATAGCGTTTCGGGAATGGGTTTTTGACGCCGTCCGCGCGCGCAATATCCCGGTGGTGCTGGTCACGCACGATGAGGATGATATTCCGCCCGGCGGCGAGCTGATTGAGATTTCTCGCTGGCAATGA
- a CDS encoding CDP-alcohol phosphatidyltransferase family protein, with protein sequence MLDRHLHPRVKPVLNRLVSVLDKPGITPDGLTLTGFVFGVLALPFLALGWYPAALAAIVLNRLLDGLDGALARRRGLTDAGGFLDIALDFLFYALVPFGFALAAPAENALAAAWLLFAFIGTGSSFLAFAALAAKHDIDNPGYAHKSFYYIGGLTEGTETIALFVLCCLFPAHFTLFAWVFGALCWLTTTTRVWSGYVTLKSLSP encoded by the coding sequence ATGCTTGACCGTCATCTTCATCCGCGGGTAAAGCCCGTTCTGAATCGTCTGGTTTCCGTGCTGGATAAGCCGGGCATCACGCCCGACGGATTGACCCTGACCGGGTTTGTCTTCGGCGTGCTGGCGCTGCCGTTTCTGGCCCTCGGCTGGTATCCGGCGGCGCTGGCCGCCATCGTGCTTAACCGCCTGCTGGATGGTCTGGACGGCGCGCTGGCGCGGAGGAGAGGGCTGACCGACGCGGGCGGATTTCTCGACATCGCGCTCGATTTTCTGTTCTACGCCCTGGTGCCGTTTGGCTTTGCGCTCGCGGCTCCCGCAGAGAATGCGCTTGCGGCCGCCTGGCTGCTGTTTGCGTTTATCGGTACCGGCAGCAGTTTTCTGGCGTTTGCGGCGCTGGCCGCGAAGCACGACATCGACAACCCCGGCTATGCGCACAAGTCGTTTTATTACATCGGTGGGTTAACGGAAGGGACGGAGACCATCGCCCTGTTCGTGCTGTGCTGCCTGTTCCCGGCGCACTTTACGCTGTTCGCGTGGGTATTCGGCGCGCTGTGCTGGCTGACCACCACAACGCGCGTCTGGAGCGGCTATGTGACGCTAAAGTCACTCAGCCCTTAG
- a CDS encoding sulfurtransferase, with amino-acid sequence MKRVSQLTALALLCGLASFSSLAADMPNAMTLSQLQAQHGTPVDTRPSAFYNGWPQTLSGPSGHEPAALNLAAAWLGAMSDEQIALWAKQHQLTPATAIALYGDENDNLAVKSRLEKAGYRHVSLLSDALQTPDRLQRLPHFEQLVYPQWIHRLQQGKPVTAAPAGDWKVIEAAWGAPKFYLLNHIPGAGYIDTNEVESEPLWNKVSDDALKAMLARHGIRHDTTVILYGRDVYAAARVAQIMLYAGVKDVRILDGGWKAWSDAGLPVERGTPGKVAPAPDFGAPIPGQPQLMVDMEQARGMLHRQDASLVSIRSWPEFIGETSGYSYIKPKGEIAGARWGHAGSDATHMEDFHNPDGTMRSADDIAAQWKRWNILPEQHVAFYCGTGWRASETFMYARAMGWKNVAVYDGGWYEWSSHPQNPVTTGERGPESAL; translated from the coding sequence ATGAAACGTGTTTCTCAACTGACCGCGCTGGCCCTGCTCTGCGGCCTCGCGTCCTTTTCCTCTCTGGCGGCTGATATGCCCAACGCGATGACGCTCTCCCAGCTTCAGGCGCAGCACGGCACGCCTGTCGACACCCGTCCCAGCGCGTTTTACAACGGCTGGCCGCAGACCCTCAGCGGCCCCTCAGGACATGAACCCGCCGCACTCAACCTGGCTGCCGCCTGGCTGGGCGCAATGAGCGACGAGCAGATTGCGCTTTGGGCAAAACAGCATCAGCTTACGCCCGCGACGGCCATCGCCCTCTACGGCGACGAGAACGATAACCTGGCGGTGAAGTCCCGTCTGGAGAAAGCCGGATACCGCCACGTCTCGCTGCTCAGCGACGCTCTGCAGACGCCCGACCGCCTTCAGCGCCTGCCTCACTTTGAACAGCTGGTTTACCCGCAGTGGATCCACCGCCTCCAGCAGGGTAAACCCGTGACCGCCGCGCCGGCGGGTGACTGGAAAGTGATTGAAGCCGCCTGGGGCGCACCGAAGTTTTACCTGCTGAACCACATTCCCGGCGCGGGCTACATCGACACCAACGAGGTGGAGAGCGAGCCGCTGTGGAATAAAGTCTCCGACGACGCGCTGAAAGCGATGCTGGCAAGGCACGGGATCCGTCACGACACCACCGTCATTTTGTATGGCCGTGACGTTTACGCCGCCGCGCGCGTGGCGCAGATCATGCTGTATGCGGGCGTGAAGGATGTGCGTATTCTCGACGGCGGCTGGAAGGCGTGGTCGGATGCAGGCCTGCCGGTTGAGCGCGGCACGCCCGGCAAAGTGGCGCCAGCCCCCGATTTTGGCGCGCCGATCCCCGGCCAGCCGCAGCTGATGGTTGATATGGAACAGGCGCGGGGGATGCTGCACCGTCAGGATGCCTCCCTGGTCAGCATTCGTTCGTGGCCGGAGTTCATCGGCGAAACCAGCGGCTACAGCTACATCAAGCCAAAAGGTGAAATAGCCGGTGCCCGCTGGGGTCACGCGGGCAGCGACGCGACCCATATGGAAGATTTCCATAATCCGGATGGCACCATGCGCAGCGCGGACGATATCGCCGCCCAGTGGAAGCGCTGGAATATTCTGCCGGAACAGCACGTCGCGTTTTACTGCGGCACCGGGTGGCGGGCGTCAGAAACCTTTATGTACGCCCGGGCGATGGGCTGGAAGAATGTCGCCGTCTATGACGGCGGCTGGTACGAATGGAGCAGTCACCCGCAGAACCCGGTCACTACCGGAGAGCGCGGGCCAGAGAGTGCGCTCTAA
- a CDS encoding carboxymuconolactone decarboxylase family protein, which yields MKESTAWVAPLESLPASLKPIAAMQKKHFGAVLNPTRWWGRMPRLFWLVALFVGFLERRHARLTPALRSLLMTRVSQLCHCAFCIDANSLRLAERCGALDKVQAVSDWQDSALFTEQERAALAYAEAMTATPPRADEAVRTALKRHFTDDAITEMTALIAFQNLSARFNAALDIPAQGLCATFNETPHA from the coding sequence GTGAAAGAGTCCACCGCCTGGGTTGCCCCCCTCGAATCCCTTCCCGCCAGCCTAAAACCGATAGCCGCCATGCAGAAAAAACATTTTGGCGCGGTGCTGAATCCCACCCGCTGGTGGGGGCGCATGCCGCGTCTGTTCTGGCTGGTGGCGCTGTTTGTCGGCTTTCTGGAGCGTCGTCACGCGCGCCTGACGCCCGCGCTGCGTTCGCTGCTCATGACGCGGGTATCCCAGCTCTGTCACTGCGCTTTCTGTATTGATGCCAACAGCCTGCGTCTGGCCGAGCGCTGCGGCGCGCTGGATAAGGTTCAGGCCGTGAGCGACTGGCAGGATTCCGCCTTGTTTACCGAGCAAGAGCGCGCGGCGCTGGCCTACGCCGAGGCGATGACCGCCACGCCGCCCCGGGCGGATGAGGCAGTCAGAACGGCGCTGAAGCGCCACTTCACGGATGATGCCATCACCGAGATGACGGCGCTGATTGCGTTTCAGAATCTCTCCGCCCGCTTTAATGCCGCGCTGGATATTCCGGCGCAGGGGCTGTGCGCCACGTTTAACGAGACTCCTCATGCTTGA
- a CDS encoding DUF1496 domain-containing protein yields the protein MKRYLLTALCLIFTAGVQANPILPDVEVNVPPEVFSSSGQNQTVQPCNQCCIYQNQNYSEGAVVKADGILLQCQRDERAISTNPLVWRRVKQ from the coding sequence ATGAAACGTTATCTACTCACCGCGTTATGTCTGATCTTTACTGCAGGCGTGCAGGCCAACCCCATTCTCCCGGACGTGGAAGTGAATGTGCCGCCGGAAGTGTTTAGCTCCAGCGGCCAGAATCAAACGGTGCAGCCCTGTAATCAGTGCTGTATCTATCAGAATCAGAACTACTCGGAAGGGGCCGTTGTGAAAGCGGACGGCATTCTGCTGCAGTGCCAGCGCGACGAGCGCGCCATCAGCACGAACCCGCTGGTCTGGCGTCGCGTAAAACAATAA
- the gdhA gene encoding NADP-specific glutamate dehydrogenase, translating to MDQTRSLESFLAHVQQRDPHQSEFAQAVREVMTTLWPFLEQNPRYRQMSLLERLVEPERVIQFRVTWVDDRNQVQVNRAWRVQFNSAIGPFKGGMRFHPSVNLSILKFLGFEQTFKNALTTLPMGGGKGGSDFDPKGKSEGEVMRFCQALMTELYRHLGPDTDVPAGDIGVGGREVGFMAGMMKKLSNNSACVFTGKGLSFGGSLIRPEATGYGLVYFTEAMLKRHGLGFEGMRVAVSGSGNVAQYAIEKAMQLGARVVTASDSSGTVVDEAGFTAEKLARLCEIKASRDGRVADYARELGLTYLEGKQPWGVPVDIALPCATQNELDADAARTLISNGVKAVAEGANMPTTIDATDLFLEAGVLFAPGKAANAGGVATSGLEMAQNAARLGWKAEKVDARLHHIMLDIHHACVEYGGEASQTNYVRGANIAGFVKVADAMIGQGVI from the coding sequence ATGGATCAGACACGCTCTCTGGAAAGTTTCCTTGCCCATGTTCAGCAGCGCGACCCGCACCAAAGCGAGTTCGCGCAGGCCGTGCGTGAAGTTATGACCACCCTGTGGCCCTTCCTTGAACAAAACCCGCGTTATCGCCAGATGTCTCTGCTTGAACGCCTTGTCGAGCCAGAGCGCGTGATCCAGTTCCGCGTGACGTGGGTTGACGATCGCAACCAGGTACAGGTTAACCGGGCGTGGCGCGTTCAGTTTAACTCGGCCATTGGCCCGTTTAAGGGCGGCATGCGTTTTCATCCGTCCGTGAACCTGTCGATTCTGAAATTCCTCGGCTTCGAGCAGACCTTTAAAAACGCCCTCACCACGCTACCGATGGGCGGCGGGAAAGGCGGCAGCGATTTCGACCCGAAAGGCAAAAGCGAAGGCGAAGTGATGCGCTTCTGCCAGGCGCTGATGACCGAACTCTACCGCCACCTCGGCCCGGATACCGACGTTCCTGCCGGTGATATCGGCGTGGGCGGACGTGAAGTGGGCTTTATGGCCGGGATGATGAAAAAGCTCTCCAACAACAGCGCCTGCGTCTTTACCGGCAAGGGGCTGTCGTTTGGCGGGAGCCTGATCCGCCCGGAAGCGACCGGGTACGGCCTGGTTTACTTCACCGAGGCGATGCTCAAGCGTCACGGTTTAGGCTTTGAAGGCATGCGCGTCGCGGTGTCCGGCTCCGGTAACGTGGCGCAGTACGCTATTGAGAAAGCGATGCAGCTTGGCGCTCGCGTGGTGACCGCCTCTGACTCCAGCGGCACGGTAGTGGATGAAGCGGGCTTCACGGCAGAGAAGCTGGCGCGCCTGTGTGAAATCAAAGCCAGCCGCGACGGTCGCGTGGCGGATTATGCCCGGGAGCTTGGCCTGACCTACCTGGAAGGGAAACAGCCGTGGGGCGTGCCGGTGGATATCGCCCTGCCGTGCGCAACGCAGAACGAGCTGGATGCGGACGCCGCGCGTACCCTGATTAGCAACGGCGTAAAAGCGGTGGCCGAAGGGGCGAATATGCCGACCACCATCGACGCGACGGACCTGTTCCTGGAAGCGGGCGTGCTGTTTGCGCCGGGCAAGGCCGCTAACGCGGGCGGCGTGGCGACCTCCGGCCTCGAGATGGCGCAAAACGCCGCGCGTCTCGGCTGGAAGGCGGAAAAAGTGGATGCACGCCTGCACCACATCATGCTGGATATTCACCATGCCTGCGTGGAGTACGGCGGCGAGGCGTCGCAAACCAACTACGTGCGCGGGGCGAATATCGCCGGGTTCGTGAAGGTGGCGGATGCGATGATTGGTCAGGGCGTGATTTAA